One part of the Ignisphaera cupida genome encodes these proteins:
- a CDS encoding ABC transporter ATP-binding protein, translating to MSAQALLQLKNVTKIFRYGFFGFKFKAVDNVSLTLEDKPFIFTLAGESGSGKTTLARIILGIYKPEYGEVLYKGKNIFKLKGGEVNWFRKEIQAVFQDPYATFNLLRKVYGYLYDTAKNVAGIKKDEIDAYIDETLQRVGLNIEKVKDKYPHEFSGGELQRVSIARALLTNPRIIVADEPVSMLDASLRISIVNLFKELKESLGISFIYITHDLSTAYYISDWIAIMFRGWIVETGPVEKVLNDPLHPYTKTLIMSVAVPDIKWRSKWLEAIKLASSIEEKEFIARGCKYAGRCPYATERCLNEEPPEININDVYVKCWLYQK from the coding sequence ATGTCTGCACAAGCACTGCTTCAACTAAAAAATGTTACAAAAATCTTTAGATATGGCTTCTTCGGATTTAAATTCAAAGCTGTAGATAATGTCTCTCTCACATTGGAAGACAAACCATTCATATTTACACTAGCTGGAGAATCTGGATCAGGTAAAACAACATTAGCTAGGATTATTCTTGGTATATATAAACCTGAATATGGCGAGGTTCTATACAAAGGGAAGAACATATTTAAATTGAAAGGAGGTGAGGTTAACTGGTTTAGAAAAGAAATTCAAGCAGTTTTTCAAGATCCATATGCAACATTCAATCTTTTAAGAAAGGTCTATGGATATTTATACGATACTGCAAAAAATGTTGCTGGAATAAAAAAAGATGAAATCGATGCGTATATAGATGAAACTCTTCAAAGAGTTGGTTTGAATATTGAAAAAGTTAAGGATAAATATCCTCACGAGTTTTCTGGAGGAGAACTGCAAAGAGTATCAATTGCACGAGCTCTTCTCACAAATCCAAGAATTATAGTTGCAGATGAGCCTGTTTCAATGCTCGATGCCTCTTTAAGAATAAGCATTGTTAATTTGTTTAAGGAATTAAAGGAAAGCTTAGGCATATCATTTATATATATAACACATGATCTTTCAACAGCTTATTACATAAGTGACTGGATAGCTATAATGTTTAGAGGCTGGATTGTTGAAACAGGTCCAGTTGAAAAGGTTTTAAATGATCCTCTACATCCATACACAAAAACACTAATAATGTCTGTTGCTGTACCTGATATCAAATGGAGAAGCAAGTGGTTAGAAGCTATAAAACTTGCATCATCAATAGAGGAGAAGGAGTTCATTGCTAGAGGATGTAAATATGCAGGTAGATGTCCATATGCAACAGAAAGATGTTTAAACGAAGAACCACCAGAAATTAATATAAATGATGTGTATGTAAAATGCTGGCTATATCAAAAATAG